A genomic window from Halodesulfovibrio sp. includes:
- a CDS encoding twin-arginine translocation signal domain-containing protein gives MKLSRRNFLKFCGINAVALGLSSGVLSNLEQALATGEPKVIWLQGASCSGCTISTLNLLQDTGIKNAHDLLIDTIDLQYHGTVMGLAGDEAQEKITNAGNGFILVVEGAIPTAFNGEACVLWEDNGSPVTVKDALIDLAGKASAIVCAGTCASFGGIPAAGPNPAAVKKVSDIISQDVINIPGCPVHPERLVLTLAKLIAGETVRLLPDGKSIWEGQDGRCHSCHDHGKTGLPANHPPTAGQSCNASGCHSVMDKLLLPSDHPSIGKKPCATSGCHDRGQHLDDTDKHRNLAGKDCSSCHSGGFDDDDDDDRSYSSFSSSSSRYDWNPPSSSKQSCTSCHSDKSSHIPTREIQLYGTPFDNQRVPATYFKSPICPCSRQVGGLATAYGSSSKCQYDLGCRGSLAFSDCPTRKWHGGITWCMEANAPCTACVHPAFPDASNRALLKVGKKASGVFMEEEKEPVKPPVQKATTLAPIMKLLMD, from the coding sequence ATGAAACTATCTCGAAGAAATTTTCTTAAATTTTGCGGTATCAACGCCGTAGCTCTCGGGCTTTCATCCGGCGTTTTGTCTAACCTTGAACAAGCGTTAGCAACAGGTGAGCCTAAAGTCATCTGGTTACAAGGTGCCAGTTGTTCCGGCTGTACAATTTCTACATTGAACCTTCTACAGGACACCGGCATTAAGAACGCTCATGACTTGCTTATTGATACTATCGACCTTCAGTATCACGGCACTGTTATGGGACTTGCCGGTGACGAGGCTCAAGAAAAAATCACAAACGCCGGAAACGGATTTATTCTCGTTGTTGAAGGAGCTATTCCTACAGCATTTAACGGGGAAGCATGTGTATTATGGGAAGACAACGGATCACCTGTAACGGTGAAAGATGCGCTTATTGACCTTGCAGGCAAAGCATCCGCCATTGTCTGTGCTGGAACCTGCGCCTCTTTTGGCGGTATCCCTGCTGCTGGTCCTAATCCTGCCGCCGTAAAAAAAGTGTCAGACATTATTTCACAGGATGTCATCAATATTCCGGGCTGTCCTGTGCATCCTGAACGCTTAGTACTTACTCTTGCCAAGCTCATTGCCGGTGAAACAGTCAGACTACTTCCAGACGGTAAAAGTATATGGGAAGGTCAAGATGGACGCTGTCACAGCTGTCATGATCATGGCAAAACCGGTCTGCCTGCAAATCACCCCCCAACAGCAGGACAATCCTGTAATGCATCAGGTTGCCACTCCGTTATGGATAAACTTCTACTTCCAAGCGACCACCCCTCTATAGGTAAAAAACCATGTGCGACATCAGGATGTCATGACCGTGGACAACATCTGGATGACACGGACAAGCATAGAAATCTAGCTGGTAAAGACTGCTCAAGCTGTCACTCTGGTGGATTTGATGACGATGACGATGATGATCGCAGCTACAGTAGTTTCAGCAGTAGTAGCAGTCGCTATGATTGGAATCCACCAAGTTCATCTAAGCAGTCTTGCACATCATGCCACAGCGATAAATCAAGCCATATTCCGACACGAGAAATACAGCTTTACGGTACGCCTTTTGATAATCAACGCGTTCCTGCAACATATTTCAAAAGTCCTATCTGCCCGTGCAGCAGACAGGTTGGTGGTCTCGCTACCGCCTACGGTTCTAGCTCAAAATGCCAATATGACCTCGGATGCAGAGGTTCACTGGCTTTTTCCGATTGTCCAACCAGAAAATGGCACGGTGGAATCACATGGTGCATGGAAGCAAATGCACCATGCACAGCCTGCGTACATCCGGCATTTCCTGACGCCAGCAACAGAGCACTGTTAAAGGTAGGGAAAAAAGCCAGCGGCGTGTTTATGGAAGAAGAAAAAGAGCCAGTCAAACCACCTGTACAGAAGGCAACCACACTCGCACCTATCATGAAACTTTTAATGGATTAG